GATGTTACAGATAGATGTGAATGACCATGTGAGCGCTGGATTTGAACATGCGTCTTCTGaatagccatctctccaacctcaaatttgtatttcttaacacCTTTTATcatttagggaaaatgttgcatttaaaagataaaaaaatgtgTTCCAATGTTCCGTGTTCATATGTGTTTATGCCATACTGTGTTACAATGTTCATCATGTTGAACAAGAAAGATAGAGCTGTATCACTAATACACTTCCATCATGAGGTGAGGAAAAGtttattaagaataaaatattagtCTGGTTGTCTTTGCAGTATTCTGCAGGCCAAGTTCCTATactgtgatatattgtgtatccctTCATAGAAGAAGTAGTGACTCAAACCATTCATTATGCTCAGATATTGAGAAGTGTTTTGAAGACAGAAGTGTTCCTCCTGGCCATCACTCCAGTCTGCACTGAAGACCTCTCCATGACTTCTCAGAGTAAAGCTCCAAAAACCACTGAGGACTTGGCTTTCCAGATACTCCTGCTTTCCCAGGTTGGAACTGGGACTCTGGCCAacattcttctgtttttccataatATCTCTCCCATGTTTACTGGCTCTCGAATGAGGTCCACACAGGTTATTGTCACCAACTTGGCTATGGCCaatgccttccttctcctcattACTGCATTTCCAagcaatgtgatggtttttgctCCTAGGAGTCCTGCAACTAACATGCAATGTAAAATTGAGTTCTTCGTTCGCCTGGTGGCTCGAAGCACAAACATGTGCTTCACCTGTGTCTTGAGCATCCATCAGTTTCTCACTCTTGCTCCTGTACATTGGGGTAGGCTGATGCTTCGAGGAAGAGCCCCTAATGTCCTGAGTTATTCTTGTTACTGTTGTTGGTTGTTCAGTGTCTTAAATAACATCTACATTCCAATGAAAGTCAGTGGTCCACAGAGCACAGGCAATGACACTAACAATATAAGAAAGTGGGTCTGTTCCATATCTGGATTCAGTGTAGGCATGGTCATCTTGCGTTTTTCCCATGATGCCATATTTATAAGCATCATGGTCTGGTCCAGTGTCTCCATGGTGCTTCTCCTCTATAGACATCACCAACGAACACAGCACATTCTCACTGCAAACAGGAACCACCGAGGCCATGCTGAGACCAGAGCAGCCCACACCATCCTCATGCTGGTGGTCACCTTTGTAAGCTTTTATGTTCTAGACTGTATTTGCAGTTTGTTTCAGGTTTCTTTCATGGACTCTCATCTCTGGTTCAGGCATGTAAATGAAGCTTTGACTGCAAGCTTCCCCactatttctcctttcctgttgATCTTTAGGGATCCTAAGGATCCCTGTTCTGTGCTCTTCAACTGCTGAAAACCACAGTCAACATGACAAACAGAAGACAGCTTTACTAGCAGCAGTACACACTATTTAGTAAAAGTTGATTGAAAATTCTTCCTcataaaacagacatgttgactCACTAAACTTATTCCAGCATTCTAGAGACTGTGCCAGGAGGATTGCAATGTAATCAATGGCATGTCAGGctgtagagtgagatccagtcCGACTTGTGataatgagacccagtctcacaaCTCCTTATATGTACCCTAAAGGAGAAGATAATATATaagtgagagaaaaagaaagaaaaagaatgacagtCATCTCATAAATATTCAGTATTGCCTTAGGAGATCAATGTGTTCCTGTTGGTTTATTGTTTTAGGTCACATgcaacccatatatatatatatatatatatatatatatatatatatatatatatatatatatatatatattcttgtcattctcattctttttcaaaatttatttattatgtacacagtgttacacctgcatatatgtctgcacaccagcagagggcaccagatctcattatagatggttgtgagccatcatgtgcacactgggaattgaacctatgaCCTCTGAAATGACAGCAAGAAcacttaatctctgagccatctctccagcctctatatCAATATTCTtgatcatttttcctttcctttcagatgTCTATACATATTCATGTTTATTGTTTGAACAGTTCATAGAAATGTTATCTCATATACATGATTATAACAACTCATATATTAGTGTATAATTTTATAGTGTATAATCATAAATGCATGTTAATTGGCAGACATGAATTTTTACTGTTGAAAATGAAGAAGTGTGCTTCTCCTAGAGTCTATACCCATATAAGGCACCTGAACACTATTATTATGCCATACTTCTCTTGTGTCTTTAGTGCTCATATGTTTATCTTTAATACTGGCATGTTGGATAAGGAAAATGCTGTGCAATGGTAGATTGCTACTCACATATTTAGGTCAACATTCTTTGTCTCTCCCTATAGAAATTTTGCTGGATGGACAAATATCCATGAAGCTGTAGAAACTTCATTTCTGGGATTCACTGCAAGAGATTTTCCTTACCATCATTGAAATCAAAAGAAAGCTCCTATTTCCTAAtagactcatttattttttcctgtttatttttccttcctcctgatgGTATAGTCTATTGACTGATTTGAGCACAGTTTATCATCTTTCAAATTACAGTTTAATTattgttgattatttatttagaaatggaGGTGAAACACAAACTACTCACATTCTGGTTAAAACAACTGTGGAGCACCTCACTGGATAGATAAGAATGATACGATGAACCTATCTCACCTCCAATATGCTATATGCTGCTGTAGAATTCTCTCAGCCTTAACAACCATGACCACGCAAGAAAGAGTACATCTCCATACCAAAGTACAAATTTGAAGGTAATATACACTGTATGGTATTGACTCATCTGGCTACATCATGATtacatataggtgtgtgtgtgtgtgtgtgtgtgtgtgtagctgaagttttcctggtcccacctggctcaCTGCTGTCCtacaatcccacagccgctcagacccaaatgaacacacagaagcttaatattaattaaaactgcttggccattaggtcaggcctaccactgactagctcctacactcaAACTCatcccatttttgttaatctatatgttgccacatgttccttggctttacctgtgtgctcttacatgctgttccctgaaaGGCacactggcatctcctgactcagccttgctctcccagaattctccttctctgcttatccctccaatacttcctgcctggctactggccaattagtattttatttatcaacaaatcagagctacacattcacatcatagagaaagacattcaaTCAtcatccttgtgtgtgtgtgtgtgtgtgtgtgtgtgtgtgtgtgtgtgtgtgtgtgtgtaaatctccTTTTGATGAAGCATAAAGAAATTAGGAGATTCTCAGTGCATAGGGTCTAGACTGTCTTTAACAAAAGTGTGAATCTTCTGTCCAAAATACACATATGCAAAACACACCACTCGTTCCTTCTATAATCCCTAGTCATCTACAAAGAGTCATCATTTGCAGCCTTCCACTATACTTCGGATCTAAAGACTTTTGTGTGTGCCTTGCCAGGTGCTCTGTGAGCTCATGGAGAAGCAGGCTCAGGAGATTTGGTTAGGTCTACTCAGTTGAGGCACAGACACTTGGTTTCAACAATCATCTAACATCCCTTCCATGAGTAAGTATGGGCTCTGACTCTGTGACAGGCACCAATGTGAACAGCAAAACAGGCCAAGAGGAAAGACATTATGTCCTTCATAAAAACTGAGGGGAAAACTGTTTCAAGGAGAGGGGTCTATTGTCCATCTCTAGATATAATGATGTCTACAATAGTAACGGTTAATGGGCTGCCCATCCACCTAGAGGATAGAGGGGACATATGTCTAAAACTCCTCAGCCATTGCCTCAAGATGACATTATATCAAggcttttccttgtttttctgttgGACGTTGTCAACTTCAGTTGGTTGATATTTTGCTATAATCATCTGCTATTTATTCTCAATGGAGATCACAAATGTGTATATGAGAACATTTCCTGGACTCTACAATGTGGAATATATTTTTGATTGACCTGTTTTATGTGGCATTTTCAGGGGAATAACAACGCTTCATAATTGAACACTTTGTATAATGGAGATATTAATTTATTGCTATGATGTTACATATGAAGTTTGGAGCCAactttctttttaacttaaatCACTATTTTGCTCTGTTTCATCAtatgatgaaaggaaaaataaaaagaaaagaggacacaTGAAAAGATATTGTAGAAAGTGTGGGAGAATGAaaatatctttagaaaaaaagtatataaagGTTAATATGGCTGAATGATTTCCCAGCATCAGGAAGAAAGTATGCAAGCCTGACCAAGTTATGAT
The nucleotide sequence above comes from Peromyscus maniculatus bairdii isolate BWxNUB_F1_BW_parent chromosome 1, HU_Pman_BW_mat_3.1, whole genome shotgun sequence. Encoded proteins:
- the LOC102926193 gene encoding vomeronasal type-1 receptor 4-like, whose product is MTSQSKAPKTTEDLAFQILLLSQVGTGTLANILLFFHNISPMFTGSRMRSTQVIVTNLAMANAFLLLITAFPSNVMVFAPRSPATNMQCKIEFFVRLVARSTNMCFTCVLSIHQFLTLAPVHWGRLMLRGRAPNVLSYSCYCCWLFSVLNNIYIPMKVSGPQSTGNDTNNIRKWVCSISGFSVGMVILRFSHDAIFISIMVWSSVSMVLLLYRHHQRTQHILTANRNHRGHAETRAAHTILMLVVTFVSFYVLDCICSLFQVSFMDSHLWFRHVNEALTASFPTISPFLLIFRDPKDPCSVLFNC